In one Cervus elaphus chromosome 9, mCerEla1.1, whole genome shotgun sequence genomic region, the following are encoded:
- the ABCA7 gene encoding phospholipid-transporting ATPase ABCA7 isoform X5, with the protein MAFWTQLMLLLWKNFLYRKRQPIQLLVELLWPLFLFFILVAVRHSHPPLEQHECHFPNKPLPSAGTIPWLQGLICNVNNTCFPWRTPGEEPGVLSNFKDSLVSRLLADARTVLGGPNAHRMLASLRKLMPILKAARTARATFPWPSDQPKEGLSLATQLLGTLLQGESLGSVLGQAQESMGSLVETAEDMAQELLELPSLGELWALLQRPHRPGGPLEAVAEALCSARGPSKPGGPSLNWYEASDLKELVGQEPAQALRDNSLSPTCAELTGALDTHPLSRLLWRRLKPLVLGKVLFTPDTPFTRQIMAQVNRTFQELALLKDIQEVWGLLGPQLFNFLNDSANIAMLQRLLQIQDKGRRQPRPGGGARVEDLRAFLNPHSSGYSWQKAHADVGHLAVTLGRVMECVTLDKLEAAPSEAALVERALKLLSEHRFWAGIVFLGPEDSPDPAQSPGPGHLRIKIRMDIDDVTRTNKIKDRFWDPGPAADPLTDLRYVCGGFVYLQDLLERAAVRVLTGTTPHAGLYLQQMPYPCYVDDAFLRMLSRSLPLFLTLAWIYSVALTVKAVVREKETRLRYTMRAMGLSATALWLGWFLSCLGPFLLSTALLVLVLKLGDILPYSHPGVLFLFLAAFAVATVVQSFLLSAFFSRANLAAACGGLAYFLLYLPYVLCVAWRDQLPMGGRVAASLLSPVAFGFGCESLALLEEQGEGAQWHNMGTGPTADVFSLAQVSGLLLLDAALYGLATWYLEAVCPGEYGIPEPWNFPFRRSYWFGSQTPKGPAPVLAVQDPKVLVEEAPPSLIPGVSIRGLEKRFPGNPQPALCGLSLDFYQGHITAFLGHNGAGKTTTMSILSGLFPPTAGSASVLGHDVRTSMAAIRPCLGVCPQYNILFDLLTVDEHIWFYGRLKGLSAAAMGPEQDRLLQDMGLIPKRHAQTHHLSGGMQRKLSVAIAFVGGSQVVILDEPTAGVDPTSRRGIWELLLKYREGRTLILSTHHLDEAELLGDRVAIVAGGRLCCCGSPLFLRRHLGSGYYLTLAKGPPPLATSKKGETGLKNSMDAGQKREPGGQASSAGAAQLWAIVQRQVPGTRLVKDLPHELVLALPYKGALDGSFAELFHDLDQRLGELGLTGYGISDTSLEEIFLKVVEDCAVDTGPEDGRPRQGSCLGISHPDTTRQLQVPPEETALENGGLAGSAPETQALQGSGPATTGRVHSWALTCQQLRALLLKRFLLARRSRRGLFAQVSFFSDDTPGDPEHTRLVEALLKEAGLEEPYPKSNSSRAPACARPVFCHFSVPEVPADVAEVLASGNWTLESPSPACQCSRPGARRLLPDCPAAAGGPPPPQAPTSSGEVVQNLTGRNLSDFLVKTYPRLVRQGLKTKKWVNEVRYGGFSLGGRDPGLPSGLEVGHSVEELRALLNPTPGEALEHLLNNLTAWAVGLDTQDGLKIWFNNKGWHAMVAFVNRANNALLRAHLPPGLSHHAHSITTLNHPLNLTKEQLSEAALMASSVDVLVSICVVFAMSFVPASFILVLIDERVTRAKHLQCMGGLPPTLYWLGNFLWDMCNYLVSACIMVLIFLAFQQRAYVAPANLPALLLLLLLYGWSITPLMYPASFFFSVPSTAYVVLTCINLFIGINGSMATFVLELFSDQKLQKVSRILKQVFLIFPHFCLGRGLIDMVRNQAMADAFERLGEGHFQSPLRWEVVGKNLLAMFIQGPIFLLFTLLLQHHNRLLPQPKLRPLPALGEEDEDVARERERVVQGATQGDVLVLRNLTKVYPGQKTPAVDRLCLGIPPGECFGLLGVNGAGKTSTFRMVTGDTLPSGGEAILEGHSVAQEPAAAHCRMGYCPQSDAIFELLTGREHLELYARLRGVPEAQVAQTASYGLARLGLPQHADQPAGTYSCGNKRKLATAMALVGDPALVFLDEPTTGMDPGARRFLWNSLLDVVREGRSVVLTSHSMEECEALCSRLAIMVNGRFRCLGSTQHLKGRFGAGHTLTLRVPLSRSKSAADFVAQAFPGAELREAHGGRLRFQLLPGGRCTLALVFGLLAASGAEHGVEDFSVSQTTLEEVFLYFSKDQGKEEDEKETEVGADPVPGPQRPKLITQFLDDHSMAETVL; encoded by the exons ATGGCCTTCTGGACACAGCTGATGCTGCTGCTTTGGAAGAATTTCCTGTATCGCAAGAGGCAGCCG ATCCAACTCTTGGTGGAGTTGTTGTGGCCgctctttctcttcttcatccTGGTGGCCGTTCGCCATTCCCATCCCCCACTCGAGCAGCATGAAT GTCATTTTCCCAACAAGCCACTCCCCTCAGCGGGCACCATCCCTTGGCTCCAGGGCCTCATCTGCAACGTGAACAACACCTGCTTCCCGTGGCGAACCCCCGGCGAGGAGCCTGGCGTCCTCAGCAACTTCAAGGACTCCCT GGTTTCCCGGCTCTTGGCAGATGCTCGCACTGTCCTGGGGGGCCCCAATGCCCATAGGATGCTGGCTAGCCTGAGAAAACTGAtgcccattctgaaggctgcacGCACAGCCCGAGCAA CCTTTCCTTGGCCCAGTGACCAGCCCAAGGAGGGATTATCCCTGGCCACTCAGCTTCTGGGGACACTGCTgcaaggg GAATCCCTGGGCTCTGTGCTGGGCCAGGCCCAGGAGTCCATGGGCAGCCTTGTGGAGACTGCAGAGGACATGGCCCAGGAG ctcctggagCTGCCCAGCCTGGGGGAGCTGTGGGCCCTGCtacagagaccccacaggccaggtggTCCCCTGGAGGCGGTGGCAGAAGCCCTTTGCAGTGCCAGGGGGCCCAGCAAACCAGGTGGGCCCTCCCTCAACTGGTATGAGGCCAGTGACCTGAAGGAGCTGGTGGGGCAGGAGCCAGCGCAGGCCCTGCGGGACAACAGCCTGA GCCCCACCTGCGCTGAGCTGACGGGGGCCCTGGACACCCACCCCCTATCCCGCCTGCTGTGGAGGCGCCTGAAGCCACTGGTCCTGGGGAAAGTACTGTTCACGCCTGACACACCCTTCACCCGGCAGATCATGGCCCAG GTCAACCGAACTTTCCAGGAGCTGGCGCTGTTGAAGGACATCCAGGAGGTGTGGGGGCTGCTGGGACCCCAGCTCTTTAACTTCCTGAACGATAGTGCCAATATCGCCATGCTGCAG AGGCTCCTGCAGATCCAGGACAAGGGAAGGAGGCAGCCAAGACCCGGAGGTGGGGCCAGAGTGGAAGATCTTCGTGCCTTTCTGAATCCCCACAGCAGTGGCTACAGCTGGCAGAAGGCCCACGCTGATGTGGGACACCTGGCGGTCACACTGGGCCGTGTGATGGAG TGCGTGACTCTGGACAAGCTGGAGGCCGCCCCTTCAGAGGCTGCCCTGGTGGAGCGGGCCCTTAAGCTGCTCTCCGAGCACCGTTTCTGGGCCGGCATCGTTTTTCTGGGGCCCGAGGACTCCCCGGACCCCGCTCAGTCCCCAGGCCCTGGCCACCTGCGCATCAAGATCCGCATGGATATCGATGATGTCACAAGAACCAATAAGATCAAGGACAG GTTTTGGGACCCCGGTCCGGCCGCTGACCCCCTGACGGACCTGCGCTACGTGTGCGGTGGCTTCGTGTACCTGCAGGACCTGTTGGAGCGCGCAGCCGTGCGCGTGCTCACAGGGACCACCCCCCATGCCGGCCTCTACCTCCAGCAGATGCCCTACCCCTGCTACGTGGACGATGC GTTCCTGCGCATGCTGAGCCGGTCACTGCCACTCTTCCTGACACTGGCTTGGATCTACTCGGTGGCCTTGACGGTGAAGGCCGTGGTGCGTGAGAAGGAGACTCGGCTGCGCTACACGATGCGCGCCATGGGGCTCAGCGCCACTGCGCTGTGGCTGGGCTGGTTCCTCAGCTGCCTCGGGCCCTTCCTCCTCAGCACCGCGCTGCTTGTGCTGGTGCTCAAG CTCGGGGACATCCTCCCCTACAGCCACCCGGGGGTGCTGTTCCTGTTCTTGGCGGCTTTCGCTGTGGCCACAGTGGTCCAGAGTTTCTTGCTGAGCGCCTTCTTCTCCCGCGCGAACTTGGCAGCCGCCTGTGGGGGTCTTGCCTATTTCCTACTCTATCTGCCCTACGTGCTGTGCGTGGCCTGGAGGGACCAGCTGCCCATGGGCGGCCGCGTGGCCGCG AGTCTTCTGTCGCCCGTGGCCTTCGGTTTTGGCTGCGAGAGCCTGGCGCTGCTGGAAGAGCAGGGCGAGGGTGCGCAGTGGCACAACATGGGCACCGGGCCTACAGCAGATGTCTTCAGCTTGGCCCAGGTCTCGGGCCTTCTGCTGCTCGATGCCGCTCTCTATGGCCTCGCCACTTGGTACCTGGAGGCGGTGTGCCCAG GCGAGTACGGGATTCCCGAACCGTGGAACTTTCCCTTTCGGAGGAGCTACTGGTTTGGGTCTCAGACCCCCAAGGGTCCTGCCCCAGTCCTGGCCGTGCAGGACCCCAAAG TGCTGGTGGAGGAGGCGCCCCCCAGCCTGATTCCGGGGGTCTCCATACGCGGCCTGGAAAAGCGCTTTCCTGGCAACCCACAGCCAGCGCTGTGTGGACTCAGCCTGGACTTCTACCAGGGCCACATCACCGCCTTCCTGGGCCACAATGGGGCTGGCAAAACGACCACAAT GTCCATCCTGAGTGGCCTCTTTCCACCCACGGCTGGCTCCGCCTCTGTCCTGGGCCACGACGTCCGGACCAGCATGGCAGCCATCCGGCCCTGCCTGGGTGTCTGCCCGCAGTACAACATACTCTTTGACCT GCTGACTGTGGATGAGCACATCTGGTTCTATGGGCGGTTGAAGGGTCTGAGCGCAGCTGCCATGGGTCCCGAGCAGGACCGGCTGCTGCAGGACATGGGGCTGATCCCCAAGAGGCATGCACAGACTCATCACCTGTCAG GAGGAATGCAGCGGAAGCTCTCAGTAGCCATTGCCTTTGTGGGTGGCTCCCAAGTTGTTATCCTGGATGAGCCCACAGCTGGTGTGGACCCCACTTCCCGTCGAGGCATCTGGGAGCTGCTGCTCAAATATCGGGAAG GTCGCACACTGATCCTCTCCACCCACCACCTGGATGAGGCGGAGCTGCTGGGAGACAGGGTGGCGATAGTGGCAGGGGGCCGCCTGTGCTGCTGTGGCTCTCCTCTCTTCCTGCGGCGTCACTTGGGCTCCGGATACTACTTGACATTGGCCAAGGGTCCCCCACCCCTGGCCACAAGCAAAAAG GGTGAAACTGGCTTGAAGAACAGCATGGATGCTGGGCAGAAAAGGGAGCCAGGCGGCCAGGCCAGCTCTGCCG GTGCAGCCCAGCTGTGGGCCATAGTGCAGCGCCAAGTGCCCGGCACACGACTGGTCAAGGATCTGCCACATGAACTGGTGCTGGCGCTGCCCTACAAGGGCGCCCTGGATGGCAGCTTTGCTGAGCTCTTCCATGATCTGGACCAGCGGCTGGGAGAGCTGGGACTGACTGGCTATGGGATCTCCGACACCAGCCTGGAGGAG ATCTTCCTGAAGGTGGTGGAAGATTGTGCTGTGGACACAGGCCCAGAGG ATGGTAGGCCCAGGCAGGGTTCATGCTTGGGTATTTCTCATCCCGACACGACTAGGCAGCTCCAAGTTCCTCCAGAGGAGACAGCCCTGGAGAATGGGGGGCTGG CTGGCTCTGCCCCTGAGACACAGGCACTACAGGGCTCTGGGCCGGCCACCACAGGCCGCGTACACAGCTGGGCGCTCACTTGCCAGCAGCTCCGGGCCTTACTTCTCAAGCGTTTCCTGCTTGCCCGCCGCAGTCGCCGTGGCCTGTTTGCCCAG GTGTCCTTCTTCAG CGATGACACTCCAGGGGACCCTGAACACACCCGCCTGGTCGAGGCCCTGCTGAAGGAGGCCGGACTCGAGGAGCCTTACCCGAAAAGTAACTCCAGCAG GGCACCAGCATGCGCGCGGCCTGTCTTCTGCCACTTCTCGGTGCCTGAGGTCCCTGCAGACGTGGCTGAGGTCTTGGCCAGTGGCAACTGGACCCTGGAGTCTCCATcccccgcctgccagtgcagccgGCCTGGTGCCCGCCGCCTGCTGCCTGACTGCCCTGCCGCAGCCGGTGGCCCCCCGCCACCCCAGGCGCCAACCAGCTCTGGTGAAGTGGTCCAGAACCTAACGGGCCGGAACCTGTCTGACTTCCTGGTCAAGACCTACCCTCGCCTGGTGCGCCAAGG cctgaagaccaAGAAATGGGTGAACGAGGTCAG GTATGGGGGCTTCTCCCTGGGGGGCCGAGACCCAGGCCTGCCCTCGGGCTTGGAGGTGGGCCACTCTGTGGAGGAGCTGCGGGCACTGCTGAACCCCACACCAGGCGAGGCCCTCGAGCACCTCCTGAACAACCTCACAGCATGGGCTGTTGGTCTGGACACTCAGGATGGCCTCAAG ATCTGGTTTAACAACAAGGGCTGGCACGCCATGGTTGCCTTTGTAAACCGAGCCAACAACGCTCTCCTACGCGCCCACCTGCCACCAGGCCTCTCCCACCATGCCCACAGCATCACCACGCTCAATCACCCCCTGAACCTCACCAAGGAGCAGTTGTCTGAGGCTGCGCT GATGGCCTCCTCAGTGGACGTGCTTGTCTCCATCTGCGTGGTCTTCGCCATGTCCTTTGTCCCGGCCAGCTTCATCCTTGTCCTCATTGACGAGCGTGTCACCCGAGCCAAACACCTGCAGTGCATGGGAGGCCTGCCCCCCACTCTCTACTGGCTTGGCAACTTTCTCTGGGACATG TGTAACTACTTGGTGTCAGCGTGCATCATGGTGCTCATCTTTTTGGCCTTCCAGCAGAGGGCGTATGTGGCCCCTGCCAACCTGCCTGCCCTCCTGCTGTTGCTACTACTGTACGG CTGGTCGATCACGCCACTCATGTACCCAGCCTCCTTCTTCTTCTCCGTGCCCAGCACAGCCTATGTTGTGCTCACCTGCATCAATCTCTTTATTGGTATCAATGGCAGCATGGCCACCTTCGTGCTCGAGCTCTTCTCTGATCAG AAGTTGCAGAAGGTGAGCCGGATCCTGAAACAGGTCTTCCTTATCTTTCCTCACTTCTGCTTGGGTCGGGGCCTCATCGACATGGTGCGGAACCAGGCCATGGCTGATGCCTTTGAGCGCTTGG GAGAGGGGCATTTCCAGTCGCCCCTGCGTTGGGAGGTGGTCGGCAAGAACCTCTTGGCCATGTTCATACAGGGGCCAATCTTCCTCCTCTTTACACTACTGCTTCAGCACCACAACCGCCTCCTACCACA ACCCAAGCTGAGGCCACTACCTGCCCTGGGAGAGGAGGATGAGGATGTGGCCCGTGAGCGGGAACGGGTAGTACAAGGGGCCACCCAGGGGGATGTGTTGGTACTGAGGAACCTGACCAAG GTGTACCCTGGGCAGAAGACACCAGCTGTTGACCGCCTGTGCCTGGGGATTCCCCCTGGTGAG TGTTTCGGGCTGCTGGGCGTGAACGGAGCAGGGAAAACGTCCACATTCCGCATGGTGACTGGGGACACGCTGCCCAGTGGGGGCGAGGCCATTCTGGAAGGCCACAG CGTGGCCCAGGAACCGGCCGCAGCTCACTGCCGCATGGGCTACTGCCCTCAGTCGGATGCCATCTTCGAGCTGCTGACCGGTCGTGAGCACCTGGAGCTGTATGCACGCCTGCGAGGAGTCCCCGAAGCCCAAGTTGCCCAG ACAGCAAGCTACGGCCTGGCACGCCTGGGCCTCCCTCAGCATGCTGACCAACCTGCGGGCACCTACAGCTGTGGCAACAAGCGGAAGCTGGCGACAGCCATGGCTCTGGTGGGGGACCCGGCTTTAGTCTTTctg GACGAGCCGACCACTGGCATGGACCCTGGTGCCCGGCGGTTCCTCTGGAACAGTCTTCTGGACGTGGTGCGGGAGGGCCGCTCCGTGGTACTCACCTCACACAG CATGGAGGAGTGCGAGGCACTCTGTTCGCGCCTGGCCATCATGGTGAATGGGCGGTTCCGCTGCCTGGGCAGCACACAGCACCTCAAGGGCAG attTGGGGCTGGCCATACACTGACCCTGAGGGTGCCCTTGTCGAGATCCAAGTCGGCGGCCGACTTCGTGGCCCAGGCGTTCCCGGGAGCTGAGCTGCGGGAGGCGCATGGTGGCCGCCTGCGCTTCCAGCTGCTGCCAGGAGGGCGCTGCACCTTGGCGCTCGTCTTTGGATTGCTGGCGGCAAGCGGCGCAGAGCATGGTGTGGAGGACTTCTCTGTGAGCCAGACCACGCTGGAGGAG GTATTCTTGTACTTCTCCAAGGATCAGGGCAAAGAGGAAGATGAGAAGGAGACAGAAGTGGGGGCTGACCCTGTGCCAGGCCCGCAGCGCCCCAAACTCATAACCCAGTTCCTTGATGACCACAGCATGGCTGAGACAGTCCTCTGA